The following are from one region of the Salvia hispanica cultivar TCC Black 2014 chromosome 1, UniMelb_Shisp_WGS_1.0, whole genome shotgun sequence genome:
- the LOC125202740 gene encoding cytochrome P450 71AU50-like codes for MALIWMATITFLFLLHQWRNLSNKKKLPLPPGPKGLPIIGHFHLLGKNPHQDLYHLARKHGPIMYTRFGFSPTIFVSSPSAAKLFLQTYDHIFANRAHHEFSYLVHYEQRNIISGRYGPYWRNMRKLCTVQLLSGIKIRQFEPMRKAEIGSMVDSLREAAASREEVDLSAIIMSVNGGMTCLMVFGRKFEETDLDDRGFKWLMSEAMAEAAAFNLCEYYPYLRWLDPQGSVRRMKKLSMIFDRFLEKIIDEHAEKKERSHDFVDTLMAIHDSGEAGFEFDRRHVKAVLLDMLLAGMDTSAGAMEWAMAELIKHPKAMKKLKKELEEVVGLNQRVDESHLPSLKYLDCVIKESMRLHPIAPLLPHEAMEDCEVDGYHIPNKSRVLVNVWAIGRDPDAWEDPERFDPKRFLRSNVDLRGRDFQLIPFGSGRRGCPGLQMGLTVVSLMVAQLVHCFDWELTDGTAPQDLDMSSHFALIMSRANHLKVIPTYKLSI; via the exons atggcTTTAATTTGGATGGCAACCATCACATTTCTCTTCCTCCTTCATCAATGGCGGAACCTCTCAAACAAGAAGAAGCTTCCTCTCCCTCCCGGCCCGAAAGGCCTTCCAATCATCGGCCATTTCCACTTACTAGGCAAGAATCCTCACCAAGATCTATACCATTTAGCCCGCAAACATGGCCCAATCATGTATACCCGCTTCGGGTTCTCTCCAACCATCTTCGTCTCCTCTCCTTCCGCAGCGAAGCTCTTTCTACAAACCTACGACCACATCTTCGCGAACCGGGCCCACCACGAGTTCTCCTACCTCGTCCACTATGAGCAGCGGAACATTATCTCCGGGCGATACGGGCCGTACTGGCGAAACATGCGCAAGCTCTGCACAGTCCAGCTCCTGAGCGGCATCAAAATCCGGCAGTTTGAGCCCATGAGGAAGGCGGAGATTGGGAGCATGGTGGATTCGCTTAGGGAGGCAGCTGCATCGCGTGAAGAGGTTGATCTGAGCGCTATTATCATGTCTGTCAATGGTGGCATGACATGCCTGATGGTTTTCGGGAGGAAGTTTGAGGAGACGGATTTGGACGACAGAGGGTTTAAGTGGCTGATGTCGGAAGCGATGGCCGAGGCGGCGGCTTTCAATCTCTGTGAATATTACCCGTATCTGAGGTGGCTGGATCCTCAGGGGTCGGTGCGGCGGATGAAGAAGCTGAGCATGATTTTTGACAGGTTTCTTGAGAAGATTATCGACGAACATGCTgagaagaaagagaggagTCATGATTTCGTCGATACGCTCATGGCCATTCATGACTCGGGCGAGGCTGGATTCGAGTTTGACCGTCGCCATGTCAAGGCTGTGCTACTG GATATGCTGCTAGCTGGGATGGACACTTCGGCAGGAGCGATGGAATGGGCCATGGCTGAACTAATTAAGCATCCAAAAGCAATGAAAAAACTTAAGAAGGAACTAGAAGAAGTTGTAGGGCTAAATCAAAGAGTGGATGAATCCCATCTCCCCAGCCTCAAATACCTTGATTGTGTCATTAAGGAATCTATGAGGTTACACCCAATTGCCCCCCTCCTTCCCCACGAGGCCATGGAGGACTGTGAGGTGGACGGCTACCACATACCCAACAAATCTCGAGTTCTTGTGAACGTGTGGGCCATTGGGAGAGATCCTGATGCCTGGGAAGACCCCGAAAGATTTGACCCGAAGAGATTTCTGAGAAGCAACGTGGATCTCCGAGGTCGAGATTTTCAGCTCATACCCTTCGGGTCGGGCAGAAGGGGGTGCCCTGGTTTGCAAATGGGGCTAACCGTTGTTAGTTTGATGGTGGCGCAATTGGTACACTGCTTTGATTGGGAGCTTACTGATGGAACTGCGCCACAGGATTTGGACATGTCTAGTCATTTTGCTCTAATCATGTCTAGGGCTAACCATCTCAAGGTTATTCCCACTTATAAGTTGAGCATTTGA